The genomic interval TGATGCTCCGGCAAATGTTGGAGAACAGCCAGAAAAGTCCCGTGAACGACGTCCGCATGATGAGCCCGAGCCACAGGACCAAAGAGGTAATAAGAACAAGAGGCATCACTTGTGTTTAAGTTGGCTTTTTTCAGGGTGTaaatcatgaaaatgaaaatactctcTTCCCATGTTGAAACTGATAGAGATCATCATTGAATATTTGACTTGTCTTCCACTTCACAGCCACAGCAGATCTGACATGCGGGATGGGACGACACTGGGGTGAAGCCACTGGTCTGGAAGAACTGAGAGGAGATGCAGGACGTGTCAggcaaactgatgaaaacacaaagatgggtgatgaggaagagggagagagaagaataGACTCGAAGAATGAGATGTTTGGTCTTGATACTGGAGGAGAAATGGTAAAGATTGACGTATCAGTCGGTGAAAGAAGCCGTGAAGGAACTGGTGACGACTGGGGAACACTGAGTGAAGTGAAAAGCAGCGgagatgcagagaaacagacaagtCTGCCTGCATATGGAGACGCTCAATATTTCAGCACaactgaaatgaaagatgaCGCTGCTCTTAGAGAAAATACGTACTACATCGAACAACACCTGGATCAAAAGAGAAGGACGCACGATTGGACACAAAGAGGTACAGTATTAAATATCAGATAGTTGGAAAAGGGTATTTTAGATCATTTTGTGTGGAAATCAACTCATTCATTCCAATGAAATTTTAactatgctagcagctctgtgaggctgcatttacacactgctgtacattgagctaaacgctaacacgagatgctcacagtgacaaggCTGACATACTGGTGTCAGGCAGGTTtaatatttattatgttttttcagGTTAGTGTGTTAACATATGCTGATTATCACTGAAggcaaagtacagctgaggctgatgggagtgtcgTTAGCTCAGCGTGTCGTTAGCCGTATGTACTGGACAAAGTTACATTTTAACCTGATGGTTATCGTCAGGTTAAAAGAACGGGTTCAGGGATCGTCAAGGTCCCTGGAATTCAGAAAGCACACTGATGTGAGATtacattattattcattttctaCTTGTGCAATTCAAAATGGTCcatgaattttttttattttctagcCTTTTTATTGCTGCTCATTCTTTTTTGACCTCTCCTTTTTTTGATTCCTGCCGTTGTAACATGTCTTATCTTAACTGATGAGCCATATAAATATGGCACGGGACATAACTGTTTTTCTCCTAAACCGTGGGCTGAAATAATAATTAACTCTGAATGAATGGAGATGGTGTAAtgacactgtgtttttctttgttttaagtCAAACTGCCACACTATGGCCTGTATAATCAGGGCGCCACATGTTACCTCAACAGTGTCCTGCAAGTtctctccatgacaactgagatGCATGACAGGTTTGAGCTGCTTTCATCTGAAGCAAATATACTATATTCTGTAAAATATCCACAGGAAACACATTATAAAGTGATTTGTTTGAGTCTATATGGGCAGGAAACATTCACTGTTCACTGAGAAACCGCTCTCTCCATAAAGGTTGGATTCAAAATTAGAGACCGATCAAGAGCTGAGAAAACTCTTTAAGGGCCTGAAGGAACACCCATGTAGAACAGAAGACATCGCGAGCAGTCTGAAGATCGGAAATGGTAAGTTggacagtaataaactgcttAGAAATGAATGtatcagattcagattaattGATCTGTTTGCAGTTAGTGAACAGCGGGATGCAGCTGAATGCCTGGAGTTGATTTTACATAAGATCTCCCCTCAAGCCTCTAAGGTGAGCACATGTGAGGTGTTACTTACAGGAGAGCAAAGCAGAATGCCGCCTTCTAAGTGTTATTTCTATCTCAAGGTTTTCCACGGAGAGCTGGCGTACAACACAAAATGCTCCAAAGACCACATCATCAACGAAGAGGCGAATGAATTCTGGACTCTTCCGCTCTCGCTGGAAGATGTCTGCGGTGCGACCTACAGCGTGGTAAGCAGCCAGAGCTCACGCTTTGAGCTTAGTCTTTCAATGTGACGTGAGCCTGCTGACTCGGAATTTCGGCCATTTGCGTTTCCACAGGAAAGAAGCATGGAGAGCTTTTTCCTGACAAAATCAATCACCGGAAGCTGCAAAGTGTACTGCAACGACTGTGACGACGAAACAGACGCAACGAGTGTGAGTTTTGACTTTGAAATGGACAGTACTGAGATGAAATGACATGCGTCGCGtctgatgatgtttttatgatgtttttgtgtCGTTCAGAGCTGTGAGATGGTGGAACACCCTCAGATTTTGACTCTGCTGCTCAAGAGATTTGACTATGACGACTACACCATGACATATGTCAAATTAGGCTGCTGTGTGGAGGTGCCATCCCTATTACAGTTAAAGGCAAGGAGAAACCTTTTATATGTGATTCATATTCCCTTTAAATGACTGTTAAAGTCTTTCCACATACCTGACTGTATCCCAGATGAAAAAATATCCTACTAGAGTACTCCTTCAGGTACTTGAATTGTAAATAGTGTATGCTAAATTGGCTTTTTATACACTCTAAGTGTACTGAAATACACCAGTGAAAACTgggattcatgagcattcaaaacaccaatgcagtaaaaaataaaataaaataaaattgtatTATATCAGCAATGTGttgaaaatacacttaaaattATTTGAAATCAAAgcactttaattaagcatgctaaTAGTGTATTACAAAGTAGTTGAAAATAAGTATACTTTTCACAAATATGTTTGTATTTGGAATTTTGTACACTTTACTTACTTGGAAATACCACTTCGACCTCTTCACTGTAGGACAAGAAGTACAGGCTGTATGGGATGGTGAATCACAGTGGGAGTCTCAGAGGGGGACATTACACAGCCACCATCCTGTCCAGTAAGGACAACAGCTGGTACGAGTTTGACGATACTCGCGTCGTCAAGGTGAGGAGGATGTTTCTTCTCCTGTCCCCTCAGGATGGTGCACagtcaaagcaaagcagcagaaagctcAAGCTGtaaatggaaatgtgtttgctttgttttgttgaatgGTGCAGGTTAAGAATCCCTTTGCGGCATCCATTACCTACAAGTAAGTTTGCTAAACTTCACTTTATTGAACTTTATCCATAATAATTGAGACATATTAGGCCACGCTCTCTATGCTGACATGTTCTTTTTCTGTGCAAACAATAACCTTAAAATCATTGTTCACCAGCTCCAGGACTGTCTATCTTCTCATGTACAGAGGTAGGACCACAAAAATACATACACAAGTCATTGAAGGTATGATTGAAATACTAACAGATGATAGCTAAGTATAGGATTTGTTCTTCACTTCAAAGCCGGGAAGTTTCAGATGCCCTGTGAGACTAAttcagagctgtgctgctggctAATGGCTAATGCTAATGGATAATAAAAATGCCACATAAACCAAAGAGTGTTAAAGTTTCTTCTCCCAAAGGCACCATAGCTTGACATTTAGACTTGTCTCAGGGTGTAAATCATGAAAATCAAACTGATATTGATACAGATCATCACTGAATATTTGACCTCTCTTCCATTTCAAAGCCACAGAGTCTCAGGAGACCATTGACACCAAGCAGAGCGGAGACGAGGTAGAACACAAAAGTAggagaaataaatattttaaatagcACATAGCCTGGACAAGTTGAAAGAGTGAGGCGTGGATGAGAATAGGATGAAGGACAATGAGCCATCCAGCCAGACCAGAGCATGTTAATGCATACTCTGGTTCACCTGAGACGACTTTGTCTGTGttacttcattcaaacaaatcCAAATCATATCCACTGTGCATCAAATATTCAAGTGTTGCTCAAACCTTGACAAAAGCCAGATCTTACTTTTTGTGTTACCTTACGTTTGTCTGAGGAAAGTAATTTCTGGTTTTCTTCTCTACCAGACGAGGACTCTCCACCAGCCGACGGAAGAGCTGCCGAAATCAAGAGAATCATCCGTCGTGTTGTTCCTTATtgtcttctgctgtgtgttgtggcTTGGGGCTGTCATTTGTGCCATAACAAGTTTTTTGACCCTTTAGCTAAATGGAATGTAAGTCAGAGGAATGGtttatttcagtatttattGTATCCCATCAGGAATGTACTGAACTTTTGCCATGTGTGGATTATAGCTGAATAAAGCGTTCAGTGTCATAGCCTATCACTGGATGAGCCGGCCCACATGCAGCAGCCCCCTGGGATTTTGCCCACCTTGCCTGATGGGCAGAATCTTCACTGTGtaaactttgtgcttttttcttttttttttttttgtctgactgtCTTTTTAGCCACTTTGAACCCCTCAGAAGCAGAGTGCCAGTCATTTGCATGCCTTGTGGGACTGGCAGTCAGCAGTTTGAATCCCCCCAGAGCACATTTGGGGAAAAATTACTTTAAGAATTAGGTCAAACACAGTTGATTGAAAAATTGATTACACCTGCAGCATTTATTACTATCATATCATTTCACagttgtctctctcctctttaagTGTTAAGGATTTCAACCCTGCTGTATTGTTATTATCAAACCAGATGAAACTGATGTGACTGACCATGTGAAACAGTAAAGTGCCTGTGATTAATCAGTATTAcattaatcaaataaaaagataataaaaattTCCATTGCAGTGTTTTAGTAAGTGTCATAAACTACACCAAAACACTGGGACAAAGTCGTACATACTGCAGCTAGCTGTGAGGCTGTGGAAAGAGTAATGCTCTTTAATGGTcgtattcatttcatttgacacACACCATCACCCTGTCTGCATGAATCTGAAATATaaaccaacattaaaaaaacacactgaacagacATTACTTCTATATGTATGTAATCGAAATGTGATGGGTTGATAAGTGACATGAGTTATCACTAGTATATATGAGGGATGATTATGCTTATCTAGAGGTGAACGGTTACAGTGTAAAGTGAAGTTTGCCCTCGATGGACTTACTTCTGGTTTTACGAGCAGCAGCTGTATGTTCAGTAGTTCTCGCCCTGGTTGATGCTCTCGTTTTTAGAAGAGTGATAAGACTTTATGGATCCCACACGGGGGAAATTAAGTCACTAAAACCAGCAGGTGCTACAAAAAGCAagaacagtggcacagaaggatCAAGATAAAAAGTGTACCAGATACAGAATGAAACTATGTATGTGTACATCatgtacagattctaaaaatactaaatgccataaaaatcctactgccccCAAAAAATTCAAACACTACTTTGTGTTTGATAACGGCTTTATTTCTCATGTAACACATTTTGCCAAATGTTGCTGAACTGACAATAACTTATAATAATAAGATCTTTCTCACTGTGGATGTaatacattttgtaaatatcaaCAATCTTGAAGAAATTACAGGGTGCCTTTAACACCTTTAAACACCCACTGTTGAACTGATCATCAAAGTGCAGACGGACCTATTTTCTTCCTTGTCTCTGCCACACAGGGATAGAGGTCTGCCTCGGAGCTACGCCGCTTGGACAGATCCTGTAAGGCGAACTGGTCTTGCAACAGTCACGCTTCAGTTTCAGGCAGACAAAACAGAACTCCACGTGGCAGCGAGGGCAGTCAATATTCTTGCAGTAATGTCGACTGTGTTCCACCTTCACGCCGCATGTAGGACAGGCTCGGACAGAGGGGCAGCTGGTGACCCCCTCCACCGCGGGCAGACTGATGGTCTTACATATCTGCAGAAGCTGCAGGTCCTTGTTGATGCAACCGTGGTTGTTGCAGCGGTCAGACCGAGGGCCCGGGCCCTTCCACGCCTTCTGACACTGCCAGCAGAACTGGTAGGCCTTCTTCTGGTCAGCTGTGCATATGGTGCACTGGACGCACAGGTTGGACAGGTCCTTCCTCTCCACGTTCGTTCTGCACTTAGGGCACTGATGTGGAAAACAGTGCGGGGGGATTTTGGAAAGGAGAACACACAGTATTTTACAAATCAGCacactttgttgtgttttgaatcAAAAATattccactgaaaacactcaaaacagCCAGAATGCACTGGAGCACTTACTGGCTGAATTTCACAGTACTGTGCAGCAGCCAGGCGGGCCATGGTCTCTTCAAAGTGCTGCATTTCCTCAACAGACAGATCAGCCAGTCTGCGCACCTCTTGGTATGACCACAGTTTATTGCACTGTGTGGTACCCTCCACCAACGCAGGGCATCTGAATTTGTAATTACCCTTAAAACAGCAGCAAGTAAAAAAGTTTAGGGTTATAGAAAACAGGTGCTCCTCTatggggagacagaaagaggaagcatGTTCATCTGTGCTGGATGGTGGACAGGCCTATACCAGCAATAAAAACGAATGAATATCAGCAACACTGCAGGGCTGCAACTTTTACAATAAATGTGAACAAAGTTTCCTCACTCGATCTTTCATGGAAATGTTTGCATTGGATTTGCAGCCATTATTCTTTCATTCAACTTcacttgattttgttttcattagaAACTTCAGTGCAGTTTTGCGTGGAGGTTTCTGTGGTCAGTGCAAAGTTTTGTAGAAATAATAAACACCACTATTGCTGTCACAGTCTAACTGATCTAAGACAAGCAGGATGTTATCAACCGCCTGTGTGTACTCACTGACTCCTTCCCACTTTTATCATTAAAAGTTTTATCCTtacaaaaaatgttgttttcaagAGAAAACATACCCCATCCAGCTGGCTGCGACACCACTGTGTCAGAGAATCAGGGGTGACAGCGTGGCCGCAGGACATCTCTGCTCTGAGATGGCCGTCGTCATCCTCTGAAGCTGAAGTGCACAACAATAAGTGTGTTAGCCACAGTGTTATGCATTATACAGTATTACCAACGATACagtcagaggaggggagaggaggaataGGAGAGCATTGGATAAGACTGAATTTAAAGTGGAAGTAGACGTTTGATCATCTGCGGAAATGCGCGTCtgtataaaatgaaaacagctgctgcccTCGTTTGTTGCACTCTTCTGTGCTCAGTGAGACAGGAAACGAGTCTTACACAGTGGATCCAAGTCGTCCTTCCTGGTGACAAACTTCAGAGTGGTGTCTCGTGGGTCATATTTTTTCTCCGCCTGTTCTCCTCCCTGAAGGCTCATTTTGATTCTCCTAAGTGAGAAAAAGCCCGATGTTATGATTTCTGACGGCTGTGATTTAAATGAACACTCAACCCCAGTTATCAGAATTAATATCATGACTATTATTACATCTGAGAAAACGGGTTGCGTATATATGAGGTCGATGGGACATTCTGAGCCTTAATAATattaaatacatgtaaataaatatagaTAGTGTAGCATTAGAAAAGttaatattttagatttttgtaagttctgttattgttatttctcTTACTTCTATTTGAGGCATAATCATGCTTCAAGTTTTGTAACTAGTGGACTTTGAAGGATCAAACCCGGAAGTATAATGGAGTCACTTAAGTCTTGTTGGTAAGCTGTGGGCTACATCTTGAAGCCATTATTTTAAAtcctgtatttgtttacattttgacaaTATTTTGGCGCCTTTAAAAGTATGCCGAATTGCTTCCTAGCAGTTCCTATTTACAATGTATTAATTAATGTACAGATAGCTGTCACTGGATTACTACGATAGtgaagaaaagttaaaaatatgATAATTGTTAAGCAAGTTCCGGCGATAAAGGGCGCATAACGATTAAGAACTCTGAGCGGATTTATTACACATGTCATGTGCTAGTTTAAACCAcgctgaaattaaaaatgtgcatcgtgtgtgtgtgtgtgtgtgtgtgtgtgtgtgtgtgtgtgtgtgtgtgttcagatttgaccGAATTACTATTAGTTTGAAAACTTCTGATCTGAAGTCAGACCGTTAACACGATAAACATTAGATGAATATGGCTGAGCAGGTACAATTAAGCCTGACTCACTGAGCTGCCATTCAGGGAACTTCCAGCAGGTTCATGTTGATAGAGATGTATTAACGAGAAAacacataacaaaaaaaaaccaaaaaaaaaaaccaactgGTTTAACGAAGAAACAATTGAACTTTCTTCTATTTCGAGAAAGTTGCTAAAActtcatgttcattttgcaaCACCTATTTGTGgactaacaataataataacaataataataatagtgaaGATATAGTGAAGGAAGTCTTACCTCGGTCCCAATGTCTATCTCTCTTTCGGGTTTACAAGCGTCTCTGAAGCCACACCTCAAACTTCGCACCTCTGGGGGTTTATCTTGCTCAAACTCCGTGAAATTGGATGAAGTCTTCAGGATCTGGGTTTCATTTCAGCTGGGGTTTGCTTGATTCTTCCCTCCGTCGGTCCCGGTGTTTGCCTCCGTCAACCTCCGGCTGGTGTCGAAAGTGAAAGCGATTGCAGGAGAAGGTCGGACGGTTTGATGGGAAGCTCGGTGAGTTTTGTCGTGTTTTACCCTCCCATTTCTCGACATAGCCCAACAAAATGTCGCATTATGTTAGCCGACCTTATGAGTTACAATGTGCGTGTGTAAACCGCTCTGCAAGTTGCTTTCATCCATCTGCAAAACCTACGCATATGCGCTTTGTAATGTAGGGCTGAGAGGCAGCGTGTGTTTGCAGAGCacccaaacacaccagctgcGTTCACAGGTTACCTCTATTTTTCGCGTTAAAAGAGCAGCGCGTTTTTGCAGCTTATTTGGACTCAAAATTCTTCAAACTTCATCCGATTATTGTCATTAttctgatttttgtaaattgtGCTTCCATATAGCGGAATTAAGCGGTGATGGAAGCGCAATTGAGGTCCGTTACTGAGTGAAAGCAGCATCACAGCAGTATAAAAATGCGCTAAAgcaaataaaagtcctgcatttctAATTTCTGCTCTGAACTTTGCACATCTGATCCAAAATACTTCTCAGCagccagagaggaaacaaaacaaaagaaaggagaCGAGAGCACAAGAAAGTATTGGCAGCAGAATGTGCTTTAAGTAAGAAAAGCACTTATTATGCAGCAGATTGGAGAGAATTGTAACTGTTTAATAACATATCATATGTTTTGT from Chaetodon auriga isolate fChaAug3 chromosome 24, fChaAug3.hap1, whole genome shotgun sequence carries:
- the LOC143317158 gene encoding uncharacterized protein LOC143317158 — translated: MDDEHTFPNLSKGRRGDGTKADKHEQTAAKKPRVTTSEGPTDAGGEEQDETAMEYQMACETNSEGQTRNTLQKLDETSHLNELMPDAAENKETRNRGQHEEDEVQAGRDEASRHQGGGEEGHGRREPVKRLIDEEPPRSWITQGHTYGTFEEPEEAKADDAPANVGEQPEKSRERRPHDEPEPQDQRATADLTCGMGRHWGEATGLEELRGDAGRVRQTDENTKMGDEEEGERRIDSKNEMFGLDTGGEMVKIDVSVGERSREGTGDDWGTLSEVKSSGDAEKQTSLPAYGDAQYFSTTEMKDDAALRENTYYIEQHLDQKRRTHDWTQRVKLPHYGLYNQGATCYLNSVLQVLSMTTEMHDRLDSKLETDQELRKLFKGLKEHPCRTEDIASSLKIGNVSEQRDAAECLELILHKISPQASKVFHGELAYNTKCSKDHIINEEANEFWTLPLSLEDVCGATYSVERSMESFFLTKSITGSCKVYCNDCDDETDATSSCEMVEHPQILTLLLKRFDYDDYTMTYVKLGCCVEVPSLLQLKDKKYRLYGMVNHSGSLRGGHYTATILSSKDNSWYEFDDTRVVKVKNPFAASITYNSRTVYLLMYRATESQETIDTKQSGDETRTLHQPTEELPKSRESSVVLFLIVFCCVLWLGAVICAITSFLTL
- the LOC143317334 gene encoding E3 ubiquitin-protein ligase RNF19A-like, which translates into the protein MSLQGGEQAEKKYDPRDTTLKFVTRKDDLDPLSSEDDDGHLRAEMSCGHAVTPDSLTQWCRSQLDGGNYKFRCPALVEGTTQCNKLWSYQEVRRLADLSVEEMQHFEETMARLAAAQYCEIQPCPKCRTNVERKDLSNLCVQCTICTADQKKAYQFCWQCQKAWKGPGPRSDRCNNHGCINKDLQLLQICKTISLPAVEGVTSCPSVRACPTCGVKVEHSRHYCKNIDCPRCHVEFCFVCLKLKRDCCKTSSPYRICPSGVAPRQTSIPVWQRQGRK